In the genome of Streptomyces sp. SAI-127, the window TGCACCGCTCGTACCGCTTCGACGTGACCGGCATGTCCGGACGGCTCGCCGTGCGGTTCGTCTCCGCCTATGCCGAGGCCGAGGCGGTGCGCGGGAAGCTGGGTGAGCGGCCCGCCGCGTATGCCGAGCCGTACCAGTACCTCCGCAAGATGGCCTGCTCGTTCGGCTGGGACTGGGGGCCCACGCTGGTGACGGCCGGGATCTGGCGGCCGGTGCGCCTCGAGCGGTGGTCGACGGCCCGGATCGCCCGGGTGCGGCCGCTCGTGACCGTCGAACAGGGCGTGGGCGTGGTGGAGTTGGCGGTCGACGTGGAGCGCGCCAGGGTCGAGGCACCGCTGACGGTCGAGGCGACGGTCGGCGGCGAGCGGGTGCGGGCCTCGGTCGACGGCACGCAGGGGGTCGTACGCCTCGAAGTGCCTCGGGCGCGGCTGTGGTGGCCGCGTGGATACGGTGAACAGCCGCTCTATGACGTCGAGTTGACACTTCAGCACGAGGGTCGCCCGCTGGACGTGTGGCGGCGCCGGGTCGGCTTCCGTACCGTCGAACTGGACCGCTCGGCCGACGCGCACGGCACCGGGTTCACCCTCGTCGTCAACGGCGAGCGGCTCTTCGCGCGCGGCGTGAACTGGATCCCGGACGACGTGTTCCCCTCCCGGATCACCCGTGAGCGGTACCGGGAGCGGCTGGGACAGGCGGCCGAGGCCGGGGTGGACCTGGTGCGGATCTGGGGCGGCGGGATCTACGAGAGCGAGGACTTCTACGACGCCTGCGACGAGCTCGGGCTGCTGGTCTGGCAGGACTTCCCGTTCGCGTGCGCGGCCTATCCGGAGGAGCAGCCGCTGCGGGGCGAGGTGGAGGCGGAGGCCCGGGAGAACGTCGTACGGCTGATGCCGCATCCCTCGCTCGTGCTGTGGAACGGCAACAACGAGAACCTGTGGGGGTTCCGGGACTGGGGATGGGAGGCGCGGCTCGCCGGGGACTCCTGGGGCGAGGGGTACTACCTGGGCGTGCTGCCGCGGGTGGTGGCCGAGTTGGACCCGACGCGGCCGTACACGGCGGGGAGTCCCTGGTCCGGGTCGTGGGAGCACCACCCGAACGATCCGGCGCACGGGACGCACCACTCCTGGGAGGTGTGGAACCGGGAGGACTACGCCGAGTACCGCGGTGAAGTGCCGCGTTTCGTGGCCGAGTTCGGGTGGCAGGCACCGCCCGCGTACGCCACGCTGGCGCGTGCGCTGCCCGGGGAGGTGCTCGCGCCGGACTCCCCCGGCATGCTGCACCACCAGAAGGCCGACGACGGGAACGGCAAGCTTCGGCGTGGGCTGGAACGGCATTTCACCTTTCCCGAGGGGGACTTCGACCGCTGGCACTACCTCATGCAGGTCAACCAGGCGCGGGCCGTGGCCGCCGGGATCGAGCACTGGCGGTCGCACTGGCCGGTGTGCGCGGGGACGGTGGTGTGGCAGCTCAACGACTGCTGGCCGGTGACGAGTTGGGCCGCGATCGACGGGGACGGGCGGGAGAAACCGCTGTATCACGAGCTGCGGCGCCTGTACGCGGACCGGTTGCTGACGGTCCGGACGCGCGGCCGGAAGCTGGTACTGGCGGCCGTCAACCAAGCGGGCGAGCCGTGGGCGGGGGTGCTGCGGCTGCGGCGGATGTCGGTGGACGGCGAGATGATCGACGAGGCCGAGCTGGCCTTCCGCGCGGACCGACGCACGGTCACGGATGTGACGGTACCGCCGGAGCTGGTGCCGGTGGGGGCGAAGGAGTTCCTGGTGGCGGATGCGGGCGGGGACGGCGGTGTGGACCGGGGGGCGGGTGCGGGCACGGGCCGGGGCTCGGCTACGGGCGCGGGCTCGGGCACGGAAGCGGGCGCGGGCTCGGGCTCGGAAGCAGGCGCGAGCCGGGACGCAGGCCCGGGCCGGGACGCGAGCGTGGACATGGGCATGGGCACGGCTGGGGGCAGGGGCGGCAGCTCGGGCACGGAAACCGGCGCAGGCCCGGGCCGGGACGCGAGCGTGGACATGGGCATGGGCACGGCTGGGGGCAGGGGCCGCGGCTCGGGCACGGAAACCGGCGCAGGCCCGGGCCGGGACGCGAGCGTGGACATGGGCATGGGCACGGCTGGGGGCAGGGGCCGCGGCTCGGGCACGGAAACCGGCGCAGGCCCGGGCCGGGACGCGAGCGTGGACATGGGCATGGGCACGGCTGGGGGCAGGGGCCGCGGCTCGGGCACGGAAGCCGGCGCAGGCGTGGGCCAGGACGCCAGGACGCGGCCAGACGGTGTGCGGGCCCTGTACTTTCCCGCTCCGGATCGGGAGATCCCCTATCCGCGGCCGGAGTTCGATGTGGACGTGGCGCCAGGGGCCGTCACGGTGACGGCTCGCACGCTCGTGCGGGATCTGCTGCTTCAGGCGGACCGGCTGGATCCGGCGGCTCGGGCCGACCGGGGGCTGGTCACGTTGTTGCCCGGGGAGCGGGTGACGATCGGGGTCAGCGGCTGGGAGACTCCCGATCCGGATGCCGCTCGATCCGCCCTGTACTGCCTGGAGCCCAGCCGATGACAGCACAGCCGGCCCCGCGCGTCACCATCAAGGACGTCGCCGCGCTCGCGGGTGTGTCCAAGGGGGCCGTGTCGCTCGCCTTCAACCACAAGCCCGGGCTGTCCGAGGCGACCCGGGACCGGATCTTCGAGGCGGCCCGGGAACTGGGGTGGGCGCCGAACCTCACCGCGCGGACGCTGGCCGGGTCGCGGGTGGACGTGGTGGGTCTCGCGATCTGCCGGCCGGCGCGGCTGCTGGGGCTCGAACCCTTCTACATGGAGTTCGTGTCCGGCGTGGAGAGCGTGCTGATCGAGCGGAACTGCTCGCTGCTGCTGCGGCTCGTGCGGAACGTGGAGGAGGAGGTCGGGCTGCAGGAGTCGTGGTGGCGGGGGCGGCAGGTCGGGGGATCCATCCTGGTCGACTTCCGGGCGGACGATCCCCGCGTCGCGGCGACCGAGCGGCTGGGCCTGCCGGTGGTGGCGGTGGGGCATCCCGCGTTCACCGGCAGCCTCACGTCCGTGTGGACCGACGACGCCACCGCCGTGACGGAGGCCGTGCGGTATCTGGCGGCGCTGGGGCACCGGCGGATCGCGCGGGTGGGGGGTGCCGCGGCGCTCGGGCACACGGCGATGAGGACGGCCGCGTTCGACGAGGCGGCCCGCGGCCTGGAGCTGGCAGGGGCCTGGCAGGTGACCACCGACTACTCGGGAGAGGCCGGAGGGCGGGCCACCCGGTCCCTGCTGACCGCCCCGCCGGCGGACCGGCCCACGGCGATCGTCTACGACAACGACATCATGGCGGTGGCCGGACTGTCGGTCGCGGCGGAGATGGGGCTGAACGTTCCGCGTGACGTCTCACTGCTCGCCTGGGACGACTCCCAGCTCTGCCGGCTCACCCACCCCACACTGTCCGCGATGAGCCATGACGTGCACGGATTCGGTGCGGAGGCGGCTCGGACGCTGTTCGGGGTGATCACCGGGGAGGGGCCGGGATCGCACCCCGTGCCCACTCCGGTCCTGACCCCGAGGGGCTCCACCGCGCCTCCCGCGGTGTGACCTTCGCCGCTCCGGCCTCCAGGGGTGGGCAGTCACGTTACTCATAAGTAGCATGGGTTCTGAGCGCGCGCTCAGCGCATCGCAGCAGTGCAGATCCCGCATCTGGAGGAGAGCCATCGTGCCTCGTACCGTCAGGGACGTCGTCTTCGTCGACGGCGTCCGCACCCCGTTCGGCAAGGCGGGCCCGAAGGGCATCTACCACGAGACCCGCGCCGACGACCTCGTCGTGAAGGCGATCCGGGAGCTGCTGCGCCGCAACCCGGGTCTCGACCCGAAGAAGATCGACGAGGTCGCCATCGCCGCGACCACGCAGATCGGTGACCAGGGGCTCACCATCGGCCGTACCGCCGGGATTCTCGCCGGTCTTCCGCAGTCCGTCCCGGGCTACTCCATCGACCGCATGTGCGCCGGCGCTCTGACCGCCGTGACCTCGGTCGCCGGGTCGGTCGCCTTCGGTGCCTACGACATCGCCATCGCCGGTGGTGTCGAGCACATGGGCCGTCACCCCATGGGCGAGGGCGTGGACCCGAACCCGCGGTTCGTCAGCGAGAAGCTGGTCGACGAGTCGGCTCTGTTCATGGGCATGACCGCCGAGAACCTGCACGACCGCTACCCGCAGATCACCAAGCAGCGCGCCGACGAGTACGCCGTGCGCTCCCAGGAGAAGGCCGCCAAGGCGTACGCCAACGGCAAGATCCAGGCCGACCTGGTCCCGATCTCCGTACGTCGTACGAACCCGGAGGCCGGTGAGACCGGCTGGGGCCTGGTCACCGCCGACGAGCCGATGCGCCCGGGGACCACCCTGGAGAACCTGTCGGGCCTGAAGACGCCGTTCCGTGTGCACGGCCGGGTCACCGCCGGTAACGCGGCCGGTCTGAACGACGGCGCCACCGCCTCCCTCATCGCGTCCGAGGACTTCGCCCGCGAGAACGACCTGCCGGTGAAGATGCGCCTCGTCTCGTACTCCTTCGTGGGTGTCGAGCCGG includes:
- a CDS encoding glycoside hydrolase family 2 protein, with product MLQATPLTEGWILRHSDGTVDELPAVVPGCVHTDLLAAGVIPDPFLGRNETEVAWVGRRDWTYETDLGLVNGHEQTDLVFDGLDTVAEILLDGRLLGRTRNMHRSYRFDVTGMSGRLAVRFVSAYAEAEAVRGKLGERPAAYAEPYQYLRKMACSFGWDWGPTLVTAGIWRPVRLERWSTARIARVRPLVTVEQGVGVVELAVDVERARVEAPLTVEATVGGERVRASVDGTQGVVRLEVPRARLWWPRGYGEQPLYDVELTLQHEGRPLDVWRRRVGFRTVELDRSADAHGTGFTLVVNGERLFARGVNWIPDDVFPSRITRERYRERLGQAAEAGVDLVRIWGGGIYESEDFYDACDELGLLVWQDFPFACAAYPEEQPLRGEVEAEARENVVRLMPHPSLVLWNGNNENLWGFRDWGWEARLAGDSWGEGYYLGVLPRVVAELDPTRPYTAGSPWSGSWEHHPNDPAHGTHHSWEVWNREDYAEYRGEVPRFVAEFGWQAPPAYATLARALPGEVLAPDSPGMLHHQKADDGNGKLRRGLERHFTFPEGDFDRWHYLMQVNQARAVAAGIEHWRSHWPVCAGTVVWQLNDCWPVTSWAAIDGDGREKPLYHELRRLYADRLLTVRTRGRKLVLAAVNQAGEPWAGVLRLRRMSVDGEMIDEAELAFRADRRTVTDVTVPPELVPVGAKEFLVADAGGDGGVDRGAGAGTGRGSATGAGSGTEAGAGSGSEAGASRDAGPGRDASVDMGMGTAGGRGGSSGTETGAGPGRDASVDMGMGTAGGRGRGSGTETGAGPGRDASVDMGMGTAGGRGRGSGTETGAGPGRDASVDMGMGTAGGRGRGSGTEAGAGVGQDARTRPDGVRALYFPAPDREIPYPRPEFDVDVAPGAVTVTARTLVRDLLLQADRLDPAARADRGLVTLLPGERVTIGVSGWETPDPDAARSALYCLEPSR
- a CDS encoding LacI family DNA-binding transcriptional regulator — its product is MTAQPAPRVTIKDVAALAGVSKGAVSLAFNHKPGLSEATRDRIFEAARELGWAPNLTARTLAGSRVDVVGLAICRPARLLGLEPFYMEFVSGVESVLIERNCSLLLRLVRNVEEEVGLQESWWRGRQVGGSILVDFRADDPRVAATERLGLPVVAVGHPAFTGSLTSVWTDDATAVTEAVRYLAALGHRRIARVGGAAALGHTAMRTAAFDEAARGLELAGAWQVTTDYSGEAGGRATRSLLTAPPADRPTAIVYDNDIMAVAGLSVAAEMGLNVPRDVSLLAWDDSQLCRLTHPTLSAMSHDVHGFGAEAARTLFGVITGEGPGSHPVPTPVLTPRGSTAPPAV
- a CDS encoding acetyl-CoA C-acyltransferase → MPRTVRDVVFVDGVRTPFGKAGPKGIYHETRADDLVVKAIRELLRRNPGLDPKKIDEVAIAATTQIGDQGLTIGRTAGILAGLPQSVPGYSIDRMCAGALTAVTSVAGSVAFGAYDIAIAGGVEHMGRHPMGEGVDPNPRFVSEKLVDESALFMGMTAENLHDRYPQITKQRADEYAVRSQEKAAKAYANGKIQADLVPISVRRTNPEAGETGWGLVTADEPMRPGTTLENLSGLKTPFRVHGRVTAGNAAGLNDGATASLIASEDFARENDLPVKMRLVSYSFVGVEPEVMGYGPIPATEKALAQAGLSISDIGLFEINEAFAVQVLAFLDHYGIADDDERVNQYGGAIAFGHPLASSGVRLMTQLARQFEEQPEVRYGLTTMCVGFGMGATVIWENPNHKDAGGSK